Proteins encoded by one window of Lathyrus oleraceus cultivar Zhongwan6 chromosome 1, CAAS_Psat_ZW6_1.0, whole genome shotgun sequence:
- the LOC127097339 gene encoding probable galacturonosyltransferase 10 — protein MRRRATDFRRPVRRRVPDALWWALCFAVILLFIYILTKGTQIESRPALSKRTYQNDRILEGLNITDELLSSDSVTRQLNDQISLAKAFVVIAKESNNLQFAWELSAQIRNSHILLSNAATRRSPLTTRESESAIRDMALLLFQAQQLHYDSATMIMRFKANIQALEEQMNSVSEKSSKYGQIAAEEVPKSLYCLGVQLTTEWFRNLNLQNKLKDKRHTEMKIKDINLYHFCVFSDNIIATSVVVNSTAKNSKNPNMIVFHLVTDEINYAAMKAWFTMNDFRGVTVEVQKYEDFTWLNASYVPVLKQLQDSEIQSYYFSGSSDNGKTPIKFRNPKYLSMLNHLRFYIPEVFPALKKIVFLDDDVVVQKDLSDLFSIDLNGNVNGAVETCMETFHRYHKYLNYSHPLIKAHFDPDACGWAFGMNVFDLVEWRKKNVTGIYHYWQENNVDRTLWKLGTLPPGLLTFYGLTEPLDPSWHVLGFGYTNVDPQLIERGAVLHFNGNSKPWLKIGIEKYKPLWEKHIDYSHPLLQQCNFH, from the exons ATGAGGCGAAGAGCAACAGATTTTCGGAGGCCAGTGCGGAGAAGGGTTCCTGATGCGTTGTGGTGGGCATTGTGCTTTGCAGTGATTCTTCTCTTTATCTATATTCTGACCAAAGGGACTCAGATTGAGTCTAGACCGGCTTTGTCCAAG AGAACTTACCAAAATGATAGGATTCTGGAAGGCCTTAATATTACTGACGAGTTGTTAAGTTCAGACTCAGTGACCAGACAACTGAATGATCAGATATCCTTAGCAAAAGCTTTTGTTGTAATTGCTAAAGAAAGTAACAATCTCCAATTTGCTTGGGAACTAAGTGCTCAGATCCGCAATTCGCACATTCTCCTATCAAATGCTGCTACTAGGCGTTCTCCTTTAACTACCAGAGAATCAGAAAGTGCTATCCGTGATATGGCGTTATTGTTATTCCAGGCCCAACAGCTCCATTATGACAGTGCAACCATGATCATGAGATTCAAAGCAAATATCCAGGCTCTTGAAGAACAAATGAATTCTGTAAGTGAAAAGAGTTCAAAATATGGACAAATAGCGGCAGAAGAAGTCCCCAAAAGCTTATACTGTCTTGGTGTGCAGTTGACAACAGAATGGTTCAGAAACCTTAATTTGCAAAACAAATTGAAGGACAAAAGGCACACCGAGATGAAGATTAAGGATATAAATCTTTACCACTTTTGTGTGTTCTCTGATAACATTATTGCAACTTCGGTCGTAGTCAATTCAACTgcaaaaaattcaaaaaatccCAATATGATTGTTTTTCACCTTGTGACTGATGAAATAAATTATGCTGCGATGAAGGCGTGGTTTACCATGAATGATTTCCGTGGGGTGACTGTGGAAGTTCAGAAGTATGAAGATTTCACTTGGTTAAATGCTTCATATGTTCCTGTGCTTAAGCAACTTCAAGACTCAGAGATACAGAGCTACTACTTTTCTGGGAGCAGTGATAATGGAAAGACACCTATCAAGTTTCGTAACCCCAAATATCTGTCCATGCTTAACCACCTGAGGTTCTATatccctgaagtttttcctgcACTGAAGAAGATTGTGTTCCTGGATGACGATGTCGTGGTTCAAAAGGATCTTTCTGATCTTTTTTCAATTGATTTGAATGGGAATGTTAATGGAGCTGTTGAGACATGCATGGAGACATTTCATAGATACCATAAATACTTGAACTATTCTCATCCTCTTATAAAAGCACATTTTGATCCGGATGCATGCGGATGGGcatttgggatgaatgtatttGATTTGGTTGAATGGAGGAAAAAGAATGTAACTGGCATCTACCACTATTGGCAAGAAAATAATGTTGATCGGACACTGTGGAAACTCGGTACCTTGCCACCAGGACTGTTGACGTTTTACGGATTAACCGAGCCTTTGGATCCGTCGTGGCATGTATTGGGTTTCGGCTACACAAACGTTGATCCTCAGTTAATAGAGAGAGGGGCAGTACTGCACTTCAATGGGAACTCCAAACCTTGGTTGAAGATTGGGATTGAAAAATACAAGCCCCTATGGGAAAAACATATTGATTACTCTCATCCCTTATTGCAGCAATGCAACTTTCATTGA